One genomic window of Macadamia integrifolia cultivar HAES 741 unplaced genomic scaffold, SCU_Mint_v3 scaffold2942, whole genome shotgun sequence includes the following:
- the LOC122067505 gene encoding adenosylhomocysteinase-like produces MVQVDLIPEKTSSGREYKVKDMSQADFGRLEIELAEVEMPGLMSCRTEFGASQPFKGARITGSLHMTIQTAVLIETLTALGAEVRWCSCNIFSTQDHAAAAIARDSAAVFAWKGETLQEYWWCTERALDWGPNGGPDLIVDDGGDATLLIHEGVKAEEEFEKTGKVPDPESTDNAEFQIVLGIIRDGLKTDPMKYRKMKATLVGVSEETTTGVKRLYQMQANGSLLFPAINVNDSVTKSKFDNLYGCRHSLPDGLMRATDVMIAGKVAVVCGYGDVGKGCAAALKQAGARVIVTEIDPICALQALMEGIQVLTLEDVLSVADIFVTTTGNKDIIMVDHMRKMKNNAIVCNIGHFDNEIDMLGLETFPGVKRITIKPQTDRWVFPDTNSGVIILAEGRLMNLGCATGHPSFVMSCSFTNQVIAQLELWKEKGTGKYEKKVYVLPKHLDEKVAALHLGKLGAHLTKLSPDQAEYISVPVEGPYKPPHYRY; encoded by the exons ATGGTTCAGGTTGATCTCATCCCAGAGAAGACCTCATCAGGTCGTGAATACAAAGTGAAGGATATGTCTCAGGCCGATTTCGGTCGCCTCGAGATCGAGCTCGCCGAAGTCGAGATGCCTGGTTTGATGTCTTGCAGAACCGAATTCGGCGCTTCACAACCCTTCAAAGGAGCTAGAATCACTGGCTCTCTTCACATGACCATTCAAACTGCCGTTCTCATCGAAACCCTAACTGCTCTAGGCGCTGAGGTTCGTTGGTGCTCCTGCAACATCTTCTCTACGCAGGATCATGCCGCTGCCGCCATCGCTCGTGATAGTGCTGCTGTTTTTGCGTGGAAGGGTGAGACCCTTCAGGAGTACTGGTGGTGTACTGAAAGGGCTCTTGATTGGGGTCCTAATGGTGGTCCGGATCTCAttgttgatgatggtggtgatgccACTTTGCTGATCCATGAGGGAGTAAAGGCTGAGGAGGAGTTTGAGAAGACCGGGAAGGTGCCAGATCCGGAATCGACTGATAACGCTGAGTTTCAGATCGTGCTTGGGATTATTAGGGATGGGTTGAAGACTGATCCTATGAAGTATCGCAAGATGAAGGCGACTTTGGTTGGTGTTTCTGAGGAGACCACTACTGGTGTGAAGAGACTCTACCAAATGCAGGCTAACGGCTCATTGCTCTTCCCCGCCATCAATGTCAACGACTCTGTTACCAAGAGCAAG TTTGACAACCTCTATGGATGCCGCCACTCCCTCCCTGATGGCTTGATGAGGGCCACTGATGTCATGATTGCCGGCAAGGTTGCTGTTGTCTGTGGTTATGGAGATGTTGGCAAGGGCTGTGCTGCTGCCCTCAAGCAGGCAGGTGCCCGTGTCATTGTAACTGAGATCGACCCTATCTGTGCCCTTCAGGCTTTGATGGAAGGTATCCAGGTCCTGACCCTTGAAGATGTTCTATCAGTAGCTGACATCTTTGTTACCACTACTGGTAACAAGGACATTATCATGGTTGACCacatgaggaagatgaagaacaatgCCATTGTCTGCAACATTGGTCACTTCGACAATGAAATCGACATGCTCGGTCTGGAGACATTCCCTGGTGTGAAGAGGATCACAATCAAGCCCCAGACAGACAGGTGGGTCTTCCCAGACACCAATTCAGGCGTCATCATCTTGGCTGAGGGGCGTCTGATGAACCTTGGATGTGCCACTGGCCACCCAAGCTTTGTGATGTCTTGCTCATTTACCAACCAGGTGATTGCTCAGCTGGAGCTCTGGAAGGAAAAGGGCACTGGCAAGTATGAGAAGAAGGTGTACGTGCTACCCAAGCACCTTGATGAGAAGGTCGCAGCACTTCACCTTGGAAAACTCGGGGCCCATCTCACCAAGCTTTCTCCTGACCAGGCTGAGTACATTAGTGTGCCTGTTGAGGGTCCATACAAGCCTCCTCACTATAGGTACTGA